The genomic interval CGGCAGATTACAGGAGTCCGCCGCTACTCGGGAACACCCACAAGGAAGACCAGCTGCTTTCACCTACCGGACTATCACCGCCTACGGTTGGCTTTTCCACACCATTCAGCTAACAACTGGCTTTATAACTCCCCACACGAGTGTCAGCTCGTGTCATGAGGTCCCACAACCCCGACCACGCAACCCCTGACAGGTATCACACGCAACCGGTTTAGCCTCAATCCGCTTTCGCTCGCCACTACTCACGGAATCACTATTGTTTTCTCTTCCTACGGGTACTGAGATGTTTCACTTCCCCGCGTTCCCTCCACACACCCTATGAATTCAGGTGCAGGTGACACCACATGACTGGTGCCAGGTTACCCCATTCGGACACCCTGGGATCACAGCTCGGTTGACAGCTCCCCCAGGCCTATCGCGGCCTCCCACGTCCTTCATCGGCTCCTGGTGCCAAGGCATCCACCGTCCGCCCTTGACAACTTGACCACAAAGATGCTCGCGTCCACTGTGCAATTCTCAACAAACGACCAACCCACAACCCACCACCCCACACCAACCCGACAACCGCCGGCGGTATATGAGGCAAGGCGTGCCTGGCAGTCTTTGAGATGTGGATAAGGGACAGGCGAGACCGTTGGCGACGGTGCTGGTGTCGTAACCCTCGACCTGGAGCACCCGCTCCAGCGACTCACGGATGGCCGCCTCGTCATCCGCGATCATGATTCGCACGCCGGCCCGCCCCTCTCCAGTCCGCTCCACCGACGACAACAACCCCAACTCCGACAACCCCAACCCCGAACCACCAACAACCGAACCCAACAACACCACAAAAGAACCCACCAACCGCTCCACCGACCCCACATCAAACAAATCGGTGCGGTACCGGAGGTCGCCCCTGACCCGGCCGTCCCATTCCGCCAGATAGAGCGAGAGGTCGACCACCGCGCTGTCGGTGGGGATCTCCGGCTCGTCGGTCATCTCCAGTCCGGGCAGGTCCAGCAGTTCGGAGGTGGTGAACCGGGGATGCAGCTGGAAGTCGACCTGGTAGAGCGGGTTCCGGGCGAGGTCCCGCTCCGGGCTCAGCTCGTCGACCAGCACCTCGAACGGCAGTTCCTGGTGCGTGTACGCCTCGATCGCGGTGTCCCGTACCCGTTCCAGCAGCTCCGCGAAGCTCGGGTCGCCGGAACAGTCCACCCGCATCACCAGTACGTTGAGGAAGAGGCCGATCAGGTTCGCCGTCTCGGCCTGGTGCCGGTCCGAGACCGGGCAGCCGATGGTGAAGTCCCGCTGCCCGGTGTAGCGGTGCAGCAGCGTGGCGAAGCCGGCGAGCAACGTCATGAACAGGGTGGCGCCGTGCCGGCCCCCCAGCTCCCGGAGTCGCCCGACCAGCTCGGCGTCCAGCTCGAAGCTGTGCACCGCGCCGCCGGTGCGCAGCGCCCCGCGCGGGCGGTCGGTGGGCAGTTCCAACTGCTCGGCCCCGGCGAGCTGCTCGCGCCAGTAGGAGAGCCCGGCCTCCCCGGCCGGCCCCTGGAGCCGGTCCCGCTGCCAGGCGGCGAAGTCGACGTACTGGACCGGCAGCTCGGGCAGGCCGCTCGGCGCACCGGTCAGCTCGGCCCGGTACAGCGCGGCGATCTCGGTCGAGAGCCGGTTCATCGAGCGGCCGTCACCGGCGATGTGGTGCATGGTCCAGACCAGGAGGTGCTCCTCGGGCCCGAGCCGGACCAGCCGGGCTCGGTGGACCGGCCCGGTGGCGAGGTCGAAGGGGGTGGCCGACTCCTCGACCCGGACCGCCCGGGCCGCGTCGCGGCGGGCGTCTTCCGGCCGCACGCCGGTCAGGTCGGTCA from Plantactinospora sp. BC1 carries:
- a CDS encoding condensation domain-containing protein, giving the protein MAFEAPRSVTERVLAGLWVELLGVDRVGVHDNFFELGGHSLLATQLLWRLQQQHGIDLPVRVVFEAPTVARLASALDAAETGTATAITAVARDGELPLSYAQQRLWFLHQLMPSGSAYHMQWTARLRGRLDLAALDRAVTALVARHEVLRTRFTVLAGRPNQVIDAPRPVTVPVTDLTGVRPEDARRDAARAVRVEESATPFDLATGPVHRARLVRLGPEEHLLVWTMHHIAGDGRSMNRLSTEIAALYRAELTGAPSGLPELPVQYVDFAAWQRDRLQGPAGEAGLSYWREQLAGAEQLELPTDRPRGALRTGGAVHSFELDAELVGRLRELGGRHGATLFMTLLAGFATLLHRYTGQRDFTIGCPVSDRHQAETANLIGLFLNVLVMRVDCSGDPSFAELLERVRDTAIEAYTHQELPFEVLVDELSPERDLARNPLYQVDFQLHPRFTTSELLDLPGLEMTDEPEIPTDSAVVDLSLYLAEWDGRVRGDLRYRTDLFDVGSVERLVGSFVVLLGSVVGGSGLGLSELGLLSSVERTGEGRAGVRIMIADDEAAIRESLERVLQVEGYDTSTVANGLACPLSTSQRLPGTPCLIYRRRLSGWCGVVGCGLVVC